One stretch of Streptomyces sp. NBC_00443 DNA includes these proteins:
- a CDS encoding SDR family NAD(P)-dependent oxidoreductase has protein sequence MDRVRSSSPVPQRLRLDGRRALVTGAGQGIGRALAHALADAGARVAVLDLVEERADSVVAELKDKGTDALALAADIAADDAATRYVAAVMDAWGGLDIAVNNAGINRAAPAETMSARDWDDVFAVNLRGVFLGCQAEARVMLPRESGRIVNIASAASLVVPHPQKQVAYNVAKAGVVHLTRTLAAEWADRGIRVNCISPGTVRTPLITNDDSLAPLVNQWIGQIPVGRLGEVTDLQAAVVYLASDACDYLTGHNLVIDGGATLW, from the coding sequence ATGGACCGCGTCCGTAGCTCTTCGCCCGTTCCTCAGCGCCTGCGGCTCGATGGGCGGCGCGCGCTCGTGACCGGCGCAGGCCAGGGGATCGGCCGGGCCTTGGCTCATGCACTCGCTGACGCTGGCGCCCGCGTCGCCGTCCTTGACCTAGTAGAGGAACGTGCCGATTCCGTTGTGGCCGAACTGAAGGACAAAGGAACCGATGCGCTCGCCCTCGCGGCGGACATCGCCGCCGACGATGCCGCAACGCGCTATGTCGCGGCCGTCATGGACGCCTGGGGAGGTCTCGACATCGCCGTAAACAATGCCGGGATCAACCGCGCCGCACCCGCCGAGACGATGTCCGCGAGGGATTGGGACGACGTATTCGCCGTGAACCTGCGCGGCGTCTTTCTCGGCTGCCAGGCCGAAGCGCGCGTGATGCTGCCACGCGAATCCGGAAGGATCGTGAATATCGCGTCGGCCGCCTCGCTCGTCGTTCCGCACCCGCAAAAACAGGTCGCGTACAACGTCGCAAAGGCAGGCGTCGTACATCTCACTCGTACGCTCGCGGCGGAGTGGGCGGATCGCGGAATACGGGTCAACTGCATTTCACCCGGCACCGTTCGTACGCCGCTCATTACGAATGACGATTCGCTCGCGCCGCTCGTGAACCAGTGGATCGGGCAAATCCCGGTCGGCCGACTCGGAGAGGTGACCGACCTACAAGCGGCCGTCGTCTACCTCGCGAGTGACGCGTGCGACTACCTCACGGGCCACAATCTCGTGATCGACGGGGGCGCCACCCTGTGGTAG
- a CDS encoding GlxA family transcriptional regulator: MHTVAILVLDNVVPFDMATPFQMFGWTRLPDGRRPYRVRLCAESPEVPTEGFALRIDRGLDGLADADTIIVPGCDETGPPSPGVTAALREAARAGTRIASVCVGAFVLAEAGLLDGLRATTHWMATDELARRFPDVHVEPDVLYVDNGQLLTSAGAAAGMDMCLHMIRRDLGSAVAAHTARVSVVPLEREGGQAQFIVHEYPPVPRGSALEPLLEWIGDNLAGEITLGALAERSGMSERTFSRRFREQTGTTPLQWLLRARVRRAQYLLENSDHPVERIARQAGFGSPTAFRERFRRVVGTTPHAYRAAFRAKAVVGAQ, translated from the coding sequence ATGCACACCGTGGCGATTCTGGTTCTCGACAACGTGGTGCCGTTCGACATGGCGACACCGTTCCAGATGTTCGGCTGGACACGGCTGCCGGACGGCCGCCGTCCCTACCGGGTCCGGCTGTGCGCCGAGTCGCCGGAGGTACCCACGGAGGGCTTCGCCCTGCGGATCGACCGGGGGCTCGACGGGCTGGCGGACGCGGACACGATCATCGTGCCGGGCTGCGACGAGACCGGACCGCCCTCCCCCGGCGTGACGGCGGCCCTGCGCGAGGCGGCCCGGGCCGGCACCCGGATCGCGTCCGTCTGCGTGGGCGCCTTCGTCCTGGCCGAGGCCGGGTTGCTGGACGGACTGCGCGCCACCACCCATTGGATGGCGACGGACGAGCTCGCACGGCGTTTCCCGGACGTCCATGTGGAACCGGACGTGCTGTACGTCGACAACGGGCAGCTCCTCACCTCCGCCGGGGCCGCGGCGGGAATGGACATGTGCCTGCACATGATCCGGCGCGACCTCGGCTCGGCCGTGGCCGCGCACACCGCGCGCGTGTCCGTCGTACCGCTGGAACGGGAGGGCGGCCAGGCGCAGTTCATCGTGCACGAGTATCCGCCGGTGCCGCGCGGCTCGGCACTCGAACCGCTGCTGGAGTGGATCGGGGACAACCTGGCCGGGGAGATCACCCTGGGGGCGTTGGCGGAGCGCTCGGGGATGAGCGAGCGCACCTTCAGCCGCCGGTTCCGTGAGCAGACCGGCACCACGCCGCTGCAGTGGCTGCTGCGGGCGCGCGTGCGGCGGGCCCAGTATCTGCTGGAGAACAGCGACCATCCGGTCGAACGGATCGCGCGGCAGGCGGGGTTCGGGTCGCCGACGGCGTTCCGTGAACGCTTCCGCCGGGTGGTCGGCACCACGCCGCACGCCTATCGGGCCGCGTTCCGGGCAAAGGCCGTGGTCGGCGCCCAGTAA
- a CDS encoding GNAT family N-acetyltransferase — MTFRDPLAIQRASLRDEIRLLGRTAPGSWVYERDGIRAAVVPAAPNQPIANMVSYESTSGLVSGLGDLADAFHGAGVRCWTAWVPEHDGAARDALRAEGYERTARLPAIVMDLAKFAPPDLSGLRYDVGSDIARLGRINEQAHDSGHDLAAALSTPPDGVNVHVLHAYLDGEPVAAVATLDHPGPDGLDCGLYFGATLPHVRKQGLGTRILAAAMVEARERGCVTASGQASEMGAPVWLKMGFQTVFMFETYERTGGRDVG, encoded by the coding sequence ATGACCTTTCGTGATCCGCTCGCGATCCAACGCGCCAGCCTGCGCGACGAGATCCGCCTACTCGGCCGGACGGCCCCCGGCTCCTGGGTCTACGAGCGCGACGGCATCCGCGCGGCGGTCGTCCCGGCCGCGCCCAACCAGCCGATCGCCAACATGGTCAGCTACGAATCGACGTCCGGTCTCGTGTCCGGCCTAGGGGACCTCGCCGACGCGTTCCACGGCGCGGGGGTGCGGTGCTGGACGGCATGGGTGCCTGAGCACGACGGCGCGGCCCGCGACGCGTTGCGCGCGGAGGGCTACGAGCGCACGGCGCGGTTGCCCGCGATCGTGATGGACCTCGCCAAGTTCGCGCCCCCGGACCTCTCCGGGTTGCGCTATGACGTCGGCTCGGACATCGCGCGACTTGGCCGCATCAACGAGCAAGCGCACGACTCCGGTCACGACCTCGCGGCGGCGCTGAGCACGCCACCGGACGGCGTGAACGTGCACGTCCTTCACGCCTACCTCGACGGAGAACCCGTGGCGGCGGTGGCGACGCTGGACCATCCGGGGCCGGACGGCCTCGACTGCGGGTTGTACTTCGGGGCAACCCTGCCACACGTTCGCAAGCAGGGCCTTGGCACGCGGATACTCGCGGCGGCGATGGTCGAAGCGCGCGAGCGCGGGTGCGTCACGGCGTCCGGTCAAGCATCCGAGATGGGCGCTCCGGTCTGGCTCAAGATGGGATTTCAGACGGTGTTCATGTTCGAGACCTACGAGCGCACAGGGGGCCGCGATGTCGGCTGA
- the tgmA gene encoding putative ATP-grasp-modified RiPP: MQPFALNYARPAAELEVTAAYAYDSGLQLNVLRDGRIAASDHALLRELGTTTSTAGSKTHFDD; encoded by the coding sequence ATGCAACCGTTCGCGCTCAACTATGCACGGCCGGCGGCGGAGTTGGAGGTCACCGCTGCGTACGCATATGACTCCGGTCTGCAGTTGAACGTGCTGCGTGACGGGCGAATAGCCGCCTCTGATCACGCGCTCTTGCGGGAGTTGGGGACCACTACATCCACGGCGGGCTCGAAGACCCACTTCGACGACTGA
- a CDS encoding Gfo/Idh/MocA family protein: MSTTISIAQLGAGYIGKVHSLAYRALLSSARPLDAHVELRTLVDDDAAVAADVATRYGWTQTATDWADAANDPAVSLFDNAGPNFIHEDPCIVAAKNGKHVLCEKPLAMSSDAAHRMWRAVSDAGVLHQCAFIYRAIPAIALARQLIEAGEIGEVRHFRANYLLSSPGTSDFPMSWRFDSASSGTGALGDLGSHHVDLARFLVGEPTEVTALTEIFVPERSDQRVTTDDAFAALARFSSGATASFEGSRVAGSQGLASRVEVDGSRGSLAFDLQRVNELAVSERGRSGFRTVNLTQIPHPYSDFWFPESVQAQPPIGWAECFAHQAHWMLSAISQGCALPTQAATFADGYRVAEVIDTMARAASEKRWLPVQYRDLSGGA, from the coding sequence GTGAGTACGACCATTTCCATCGCGCAACTCGGCGCGGGATACATCGGCAAAGTGCACTCACTTGCGTATCGGGCGCTGCTGTCCTCTGCACGGCCCCTGGATGCACACGTCGAACTTCGGACGCTTGTTGACGACGACGCCGCCGTAGCGGCCGACGTCGCCACCCGCTACGGATGGACCCAAACGGCGACGGACTGGGCCGACGCTGCGAACGATCCAGCCGTGAGCCTCTTCGACAACGCTGGACCGAACTTCATCCACGAAGACCCGTGCATCGTCGCCGCGAAAAACGGGAAACACGTGCTTTGCGAAAAGCCGCTCGCAATGAGTTCCGACGCCGCACATCGAATGTGGCGTGCGGTCTCCGACGCGGGTGTGTTGCACCAGTGCGCGTTCATCTACCGCGCTATTCCAGCGATCGCACTAGCGCGGCAACTGATCGAAGCCGGCGAGATTGGCGAGGTCCGGCATTTCCGCGCCAACTACCTCCTTTCCTCGCCGGGCACTTCGGATTTCCCGATGTCCTGGCGATTCGACAGCGCATCGAGCGGAACCGGAGCGCTAGGAGATCTCGGCTCGCACCACGTTGATCTCGCGCGCTTTCTCGTAGGCGAGCCAACCGAGGTGACGGCGCTAACCGAGATCTTCGTTCCAGAACGCTCAGATCAACGCGTTACCACCGATGACGCGTTCGCCGCTCTCGCGCGCTTCTCCAGCGGGGCAACCGCAAGTTTCGAAGGCTCCCGTGTCGCGGGAAGCCAAGGGCTTGCTAGCCGCGTGGAGGTGGACGGGTCGCGCGGCTCCCTTGCCTTCGACCTCCAGCGTGTGAACGAACTCGCGGTGTCCGAACGCGGGCGCTCGGGCTTTCGCACGGTGAACCTCACGCAAATCCCGCATCCCTACAGCGACTTCTGGTTTCCCGAATCGGTGCAGGCTCAGCCGCCGATCGGTTGGGCGGAATGCTTCGCGCACCAAGCGCATTGGATGCTCTCCGCGATCTCCCAGGGCTGTGCGCTGCCCACGCAAGCGGCGACGTTCGCTGACGGATATCGGGTCGCTGAAGTCATCGACACGATGGCGCGGGCCGCCTCCGAGAAACGCTGGCTCCCGGTCCAGTATCGCGACCTGTCCGGCGGTGCCTGA
- a CDS encoding YkvA family protein, with translation MESTTAVIIVVALAALVLAVAVWVLARLVRTRRVMRRAGLPTGPRWVFWGAVLYFVLPADLVPDPVYLDDIGVLLLALRTLRRSPDAGPPDAVDYRK, from the coding sequence ATGGAGTCGACCACCGCGGTGATCATCGTCGTGGCCCTCGCGGCCCTCGTGCTCGCCGTGGCCGTCTGGGTACTGGCGCGGCTCGTGCGGACGCGGCGCGTGATGCGGCGTGCCGGGCTGCCGACGGGGCCGCGCTGGGTGTTCTGGGGTGCGGTGCTGTACTTCGTGCTGCCGGCCGATCTGGTGCCCGATCCGGTGTATCTGGACGACATCGGCGTGCTCTTGCTGGCACTGCGTACCCTGCGCCGTTCTCCCGATGCGGGACCGCCGGACGCCGTTGATTACAGAAAGTAA
- a CDS encoding SDR family NAD(P)-dependent oxidoreductase translates to MLVTGGAGGIGRALLDTLTARGWSVLATGRTPRPDFMHASGRVRYVTADVTSADEIGAAVQASCELGPLVGCVANAGILAEDFSSVLDASPAAWSRTLEVNVLGVLTTFQAVSRVLARQGGGRMIATASVAGLRAEPNVPAYCASKAAVIALVRSLALELGPAHITVNAVAPGPVATHAQSRVTDSRAAVSAVETPAQRFDRHRTEGRPIPRVATPTDVAEAFAWLLSDAAAYVTGHVLTVDGGGVLA, encoded by the coding sequence GTGCTCGTCACCGGTGGAGCGGGCGGTATCGGGCGGGCGCTCCTCGACACACTGACGGCTCGCGGATGGAGCGTGCTTGCGACGGGTCGCACGCCCCGGCCTGACTTCATGCACGCGAGCGGCCGGGTCCGCTACGTCACCGCCGACGTGACGAGCGCCGACGAAATCGGCGCGGCTGTTCAGGCGTCATGTGAACTCGGTCCGCTCGTTGGGTGCGTCGCCAACGCGGGCATCCTCGCCGAGGACTTCTCCAGCGTCCTCGATGCCTCACCGGCCGCGTGGAGCCGCACGCTTGAGGTCAACGTGCTCGGCGTGCTCACCACGTTTCAGGCCGTGTCGCGCGTGCTTGCGCGTCAGGGGGGCGGGCGGATGATCGCGACAGCATCCGTCGCCGGGCTCCGGGCTGAACCCAACGTCCCGGCGTACTGCGCGAGCAAAGCGGCGGTGATCGCGCTCGTCCGCTCGTTGGCTCTGGAACTCGGTCCCGCGCACATCACTGTCAATGCCGTGGCTCCCGGTCCCGTCGCGACCCATGCACAATCGCGCGTGACCGACAGCCGCGCGGCGGTCTCGGCGGTCGAGACCCCTGCACAACGCTTTGACCGTCACCGCACCGAGGGCCGACCTATCCCGCGCGTGGCCACGCCGACAGATGTAGCCGAGGCTTTCGCGTGGCTGCTGTCCGACGCTGCCGCGTACGTCACCGGCCACGTGCTCACGGTCGACGGCGGCGGCGTGTTGGCGTGA
- a CDS encoding DUF2269 family protein — MTKILLTLHVLAAIVAVGPVTVAASMFPPAARRVPATDGAVAVGTVRLLHRICRVYGAIGVSVPVLGLATGLAMGVLGSGWLITSIALTAAAAGILIAFVLPRQEELVGQLSAEKPVERSATVQLAMFTGIFNLLWATVTVLMIVRPGSTTGA; from the coding sequence GTGACCAAGATCCTCCTCACTCTTCACGTCCTGGCCGCCATCGTCGCGGTCGGCCCCGTCACCGTCGCGGCCAGCATGTTCCCGCCGGCCGCGCGCCGCGTCCCGGCGACCGACGGTGCGGTGGCGGTGGGCACCGTCCGGCTCCTGCACCGCATCTGCCGCGTCTACGGCGCCATCGGGGTCTCGGTCCCCGTCCTCGGCCTGGCCACCGGCCTGGCGATGGGAGTGCTGGGCAGCGGATGGCTCATCACCTCCATCGCCCTGACCGCCGCGGCCGCCGGCATCCTGATCGCCTTCGTCCTGCCCCGGCAGGAGGAACTCGTCGGCCAACTGAGCGCCGAGAAGCCCGTCGAGCGTTCGGCCACGGTGCAACTCGCCATGTTCACCGGCATCTTCAACCTGCTGTGGGCGACCGTCACGGTGCTGATGATCGTCCGGCCCGGTTCCACGACGGGCGCCTGA
- the tgmB gene encoding ATP-grasp ribosomal peptide maturase, with translation MTVLIVTNEEDVTADMVVVHLNASGVPVVRLDPADVTGGVALSGEYVHGSFRGHLSSAGRLVNVNGLRSIWMRRPGAAAARAAAPSAWLTQEAEQALYGMLRGCDVRWMNHPDAARRARYKPWQLRLAQRCALPVPATLITTFPQAAREFAERYPDLVVKPVSGAHPQDPPRAVPTSRVGPDADFSAVAFGPTLLQRRVAKRADIRLTAVGDQLLAARKATGAEAEVDVRFAESDAPWSPVEVAPRVTEGVRAYLRDAELAYGAFDFVEDADGTWWFLECNQSGQFGFIEVDTGQPIARTIAEWLAQPAAGEQPHANGASAKVP, from the coding sequence ATGACGGTCCTGATTGTGACCAACGAAGAGGACGTGACGGCGGACATGGTGGTCGTGCACCTGAACGCGTCCGGTGTTCCGGTGGTCCGGCTCGATCCCGCCGACGTGACCGGCGGGGTCGCTCTGTCGGGCGAGTATGTGCACGGCTCCTTCCGTGGCCATCTCTCGTCCGCGGGACGCCTGGTGAACGTCAACGGCCTGCGGTCGATCTGGATGCGCAGGCCGGGGGCCGCGGCGGCGCGGGCGGCAGCCCCCTCCGCCTGGCTGACACAGGAGGCGGAGCAGGCGCTGTACGGCATGCTGCGCGGCTGTGACGTGCGCTGGATGAACCACCCCGACGCGGCGCGCCGGGCTCGCTACAAGCCCTGGCAGCTGCGGCTGGCACAGCGCTGCGCTCTGCCCGTTCCGGCCACGTTGATCACGACGTTCCCGCAGGCCGCCCGCGAGTTCGCCGAGCGCTATCCGGATCTGGTGGTCAAGCCGGTGTCCGGCGCGCATCCACAGGATCCGCCGCGCGCGGTGCCGACCAGCAGGGTCGGACCTGACGCGGACTTCTCCGCGGTCGCGTTCGGGCCGACCCTGCTGCAGCGGCGCGTGGCCAAGCGTGCCGACATCCGTCTCACGGCGGTGGGCGACCAGCTGCTGGCGGCACGCAAGGCGACCGGTGCCGAGGCGGAAGTGGACGTCCGCTTCGCCGAGTCCGACGCGCCGTGGAGTCCCGTCGAGGTCGCGCCGCGCGTCACCGAGGGCGTCCGTGCCTATCTGCGGGACGCGGAACTCGCCTACGGTGCCTTCGACTTCGTCGAGGATGCCGACGGGACGTGGTGGTTCCTGGAGTGCAACCAGTCGGGGCAGTTCGGGTTCATCGAGGTGGACACGGGCCAGCCGATCGCCCGCACCATCGCCGAGTGGCTCGCGCAGCCGGCCGCCGGGGAGCAGCCGCACGCCAATGGGGCCAGCGCGAAGGTTCCGTGA
- a CDS encoding SAM-dependent methyltransferase, whose amino-acid sequence MSSSFAESLAHDAVHSPTPPSAARVWDKLRGGKDNYETDAALSESLTDVSDDLARLALERPRFYARAVRHLAEECGIAQFIDISPGYPTTPDGVTATNLIAREARPGARTMYVQDDGIVAAHLRALVADDQTLCIEARRTHTGPVIEAASDFFDLSRRVAVLLRLDHLSGDDIASGYVGDLVDALCPGSFVVVSSITADGPFAAVALAAERWNRASVAAVRKLTDEGPPIFTHDTQRLVPRTAHQLAAILSAHHLTPLSPPLVSCSQWAAFPEPPRTEAVPDWVAVARKY is encoded by the coding sequence GTGTCCTCCTCCTTCGCCGAATCCTTGGCTCACGATGCGGTGCACTCCCCAACCCCCCCGAGCGCTGCCCGCGTGTGGGACAAGTTGCGCGGCGGCAAAGACAACTACGAGACCGACGCTGCGCTGTCCGAGTCCCTGACAGACGTCAGTGACGACCTCGCGCGTCTTGCCCTGGAGCGCCCCCGGTTCTACGCCCGCGCCGTGCGCCATCTCGCCGAAGAGTGCGGCATCGCGCAGTTCATCGACATCTCGCCCGGCTACCCCACGACGCCGGACGGCGTCACCGCAACGAACCTGATCGCCCGCGAAGCACGGCCAGGCGCACGAACCATGTACGTCCAAGATGACGGCATCGTCGCGGCCCATCTCCGCGCCTTGGTAGCCGACGATCAGACGCTGTGCATCGAGGCACGACGCACCCACACCGGGCCAGTCATCGAGGCCGCATCGGACTTCTTCGACCTGTCCCGCCGCGTCGCGGTACTCCTGCGCCTCGATCACCTGTCGGGCGACGACATCGCGTCGGGGTACGTCGGTGATCTCGTGGACGCCCTGTGTCCGGGGAGCTTCGTGGTGGTCTCCAGCATCACCGCCGATGGTCCGTTCGCGGCGGTCGCACTTGCCGCCGAGCGCTGGAACCGCGCGAGTGTCGCGGCCGTCCGCAAGCTCACCGACGAAGGCCCGCCGATCTTCACCCACGACACCCAGCGCCTCGTGCCGCGCACAGCCCACCAGCTCGCCGCCATCCTCAGCGCGCATCACCTCACCCCGCTGTCACCCCCCCTCGTGTCGTGCTCGCAATGGGCGGCATTCCCCGAGCCTCCGCGCACGGAGGCCGTTCCCGACTGGGTTGCCGTCGCCCGGAAGTACTGA
- a CDS encoding aspartate aminotransferase family protein, translated as MSAETSHEALARAALVVPGGVSSGRRRTSPPLVTESASGAYLLEVGGGRLTDYYGGAGAAILGHGDEYVTERVASATRRGLHAGVGVSLLEIELAERLTAAIPCADQVLFCNSGSEATAYALRLARAATGRPLVVRMDGSYHGWHDAVIPAAPGVLAETGAATLVATYNDLDGLATLFAEYPDQIAGIIVEPIVHNCGPTVMPDDGFLSGLRALCDRHGTLLIFDEVVTGIRHHLGGVGAIQDVRPDLATFGKSLGNGYPIGVLAGPRPLMERFNTADGGTVVFAGTFNGNRASVAAALAVLDRLDDGTAHAALFSLGQTMRKGLQEIADAAGVQAVATGYGSVFTLWFGPAPRDHDDVRRGDRALFTRYRQALRQRGHFEKADVDGGRSVISTSHTEQDIAATLEAAGPALRAALAGREEDQ; from the coding sequence ATGTCGGCTGAGACCTCACACGAAGCGCTCGCACGCGCCGCGCTTGTCGTGCCGGGCGGCGTCAGCTCCGGTCGGCGGCGGACCTCGCCCCCGCTCGTGACCGAGTCGGCATCCGGCGCATATCTCCTAGAGGTCGGGGGGGGTCGGCTCACCGACTACTACGGCGGCGCGGGGGCGGCGATCCTCGGTCACGGCGATGAGTACGTGACAGAGCGCGTCGCGTCCGCCACGCGGCGCGGGCTCCATGCAGGCGTCGGGGTCTCGCTCCTGGAGATCGAACTTGCGGAGCGCCTGACCGCAGCGATCCCGTGCGCCGATCAGGTGCTGTTCTGCAACAGCGGAAGCGAAGCCACCGCGTACGCGCTGCGTCTCGCTCGCGCTGCGACCGGCCGCCCGCTCGTCGTGCGCATGGACGGCAGCTATCACGGCTGGCACGACGCGGTCATTCCGGCCGCGCCGGGCGTCCTCGCAGAGACCGGCGCTGCAACGCTCGTGGCGACGTACAACGACCTTGACGGGCTCGCCACCCTGTTCGCGGAGTATCCCGACCAGATCGCCGGAATCATCGTTGAGCCGATCGTGCACAACTGCGGCCCGACCGTGATGCCCGACGACGGGTTCCTGTCCGGGCTGCGGGCGCTCTGCGACAGACACGGCACGCTGCTCATCTTCGATGAGGTCGTGACCGGCATCCGTCACCACCTCGGCGGCGTCGGAGCGATTCAGGACGTGCGCCCGGACCTCGCGACGTTCGGCAAGTCGCTTGGCAACGGCTACCCGATCGGCGTGCTTGCCGGGCCTCGGCCGCTGATGGAGCGCTTCAACACCGCCGACGGCGGGACGGTCGTCTTCGCGGGGACCTTCAACGGAAACCGTGCGTCGGTCGCGGCAGCGCTGGCGGTGCTCGATCGCCTCGACGACGGCACGGCCCATGCCGCCCTGTTCTCCCTCGGACAGACGATGCGCAAGGGCCTTCAGGAGATCGCCGACGCGGCCGGGGTGCAAGCGGTCGCCACCGGCTACGGCAGCGTGTTCACGCTGTGGTTCGGCCCGGCACCGCGCGACCACGACGACGTGCGGCGCGGAGATCGCGCGCTGTTCACGCGTTACCGCCAAGCGCTGCGGCAGCGCGGGCACTTCGAGAAGGCCGACGTGGACGGCGGCCGATCGGTGATCAGCACCAGCCACACGGAGCAAGACATCGCCGCGACGCTCGAAGCGGCGGGGCCTGCCCTGCGTGCGGCGCTTGCCGGACGAGAAGAGGACCAGTGA